In the genome of Triticum urartu cultivar G1812 chromosome 5, Tu2.1, whole genome shotgun sequence, one region contains:
- the LOC125508054 gene encoding dof zinc finger protein DOF5.1-like, which yields MVFSSFPIFLDPPSWTQMQQQPLQCFMGGGGGSEHQHHQLIPASSGQLAPLPDVPGSTAASAPAVAGSSSASLQLVVSGQQGNPGEQPPRPSVSMTERARMARVPLPEPGTLRCPRCDSANTKFCYFNNYSLSQPRHFCKACRRYWTRGGALRNVPVGGGCRRNTKRSSKKSSRQGQGGGGAVAAATSSSSTTSTSTTTSAAAATAADVIASMQALPHHLGGLPAAAALEASLEGYHSHSHHQHHNLPFLPPQFLQQGLHGYHFADGDIGSQLADGFPRGVASGLLAQLASIKMEEHGAGAAGAGGGFVGGHEQYWPGSGGGGGWPTEFLSGFSSSSSGNVM from the coding sequence ATGCAGCAGCAGCCTCTTCAGTGTTTCATGGGAGGAGGTGGCGGCAGCGAGCACCAGCACCACCAGCTGATCCCTGCGTCGTCCGGCCAGCTGGCGCCGCTGCCGGACGTGCCCGGCAGCACTGCGGCAAGCGCGCCGGCGGTGGCCGGGTCGTCTTCTGCCTCGCTGCAGCTGGTTGTGTCGGGACAGCAGGGTAACCCGGGCGAGCAGCCGCCGCGGCCGTCAGTGTCGATGACCGAGCGCGCCCGGATGGCCCGCGTGCCGCTGCCGGAGCCCGGCACGCTCCGGTGCCCGCGCTGCGACTCGGCCAACACCAAGTTCTGCTACTTCAACAACTACTCGCTCTCGCAGCCGCGCCACTTCTGCAAGGCGTGCCGCCGCTACTGGACGCGGGGCGGCGCCCTCCGCAACGTCCCCGTCGGCGGCGGCTGCCGCCGCAACACCAAGCGCTCCAGCAAGAAGTCGTCTCGCCAGGGccagggcggcggcggtgccgtcgcagccgccacgtcctcctcctccaccacctccacctccaccaccaCGAGCGCCGCCGCGGCGACCGCGGCCGACGTCATCGCCAGCATGCAGGCGCTGCCGCACCACCTAGGCGGCCTCCCCGCAGCAGCCGCACTGGAGGCGTCGCTCGAGGGGTACCACAGCCACAGCCACCACCAACACCATAACCTGCCGTTCCTGCCGCCGCAGTTCCTGCAGCAAGGGCTGCACGGGTACCACTTCGCCGACGGCGACATCGGCTCACAGCTGGCCGACGGGTTTCCGAGAGGCGTGGCTTCGGGTCTGCTCGCGCAGCTGGCGTCGATCAAGATGGAGGAGCATGGCGCGGGCGCCGCCGGTGCTGGAGGCGGCTTTGTCGGAGGGCACGAGCAGTACTGGCCCGGAAGCGGTGGCGGGGGCGGGTGGCCGACGGAGTTCTTGTCCGGGTTCAGCTCCTCCTCGTCGGGGAATGTGATGTGA